Proteins from one Bacteroides zhangwenhongii genomic window:
- a CDS encoding acetate--CoA ligase family protein has protein sequence MITTQLLRPESIVVVGASNNVHKPGGAILKNLINGGYQGELRAVNPKEKEVQGVPAFADVQDVPDTDLAVLAVPASMCPGIVETLAGRKHTRAFIILSAGFGEETHEGALLEERILETVNKYGASLIGPNCIGLMNTWHHSVFSQPIPNLNPKGVDLISSSGATAVFILESAVTKGLQFNSVWSVGNAKQIGVEDVLQFMDENFDSENDSRIKLLYIESIQNPDRLLFHASSLIRKGCKIAAIKAGSSESGSRAASSHTGAIASSDSAVEALFRKAGIVRCFSREELTTVGCVFTLPELKGKNFAIITHAGGPGVMLTDALSKGGLNVPKLEGNLAEELKAQLFPGAAVGNPIDILATGTPEHLRLCIDYCEEKFENIDAVMAIFGTPGLVTMFEMYDVLHEKMQVCSKPIFPILPSINTAGAEVAAFLAKGHVNFSDEVTLGTALSRIVNAPKPAVPEIELFGVDVPRIRRIIDSIPDDGYIAPHHVQALLHAAGIPLVDEFVSDNKEEVVAFARRCGFPVVAKVVGPVHKSDVGGVVLNIKSEQHLSLEFDRMMQIADAKAIMVQPMLKGTELFIGAKYEEKFGHVVLCGLGGIFVEVLKDVSSGLAPLSYEEAYSMIHSLRAYKIIQGTRGQKGVNEDKFAEIIVRLSTLLRFATEIKEMDINPLLATEKAVVAVDARIRIEK, from the coding sequence ATGATAACAACCCAGTTGCTGCGCCCTGAGAGCATTGTTGTAGTAGGGGCTTCGAATAATGTACATAAGCCGGGTGGCGCAATATTAAAGAACCTGATAAACGGCGGTTATCAGGGAGAACTTCGGGCTGTGAACCCAAAAGAGAAAGAAGTGCAGGGAGTTCCTGCTTTTGCGGATGTGCAGGACGTGCCTGATACGGACCTTGCGGTATTGGCGGTTCCTGCTTCAATGTGTCCTGGCATTGTAGAAACATTGGCTGGTCGGAAGCATACCCGGGCTTTTATCATACTTTCTGCCGGCTTTGGTGAGGAGACTCATGAGGGGGCATTGTTGGAAGAACGTATTCTGGAAACTGTAAACAAATATGGTGCGTCGTTGATAGGACCTAACTGCATCGGATTGATGAATACTTGGCACCATAGTGTGTTCAGTCAACCAATTCCAAATTTAAATCCGAAAGGAGTGGATCTTATCTCCAGTTCGGGTGCTACAGCCGTATTCATTTTGGAAAGCGCGGTGACTAAAGGATTGCAGTTCAATTCTGTATGGTCGGTAGGAAACGCCAAACAGATTGGGGTGGAGGATGTATTACAGTTTATGGATGAGAACTTCGATTCTGAAAATGATTCACGAATCAAATTGCTCTATATTGAAAGTATCCAAAATCCGGACCGATTATTGTTCCATGCTTCTTCATTGATAAGAAAAGGGTGTAAGATTGCAGCGATTAAGGCGGGAAGCTCGGAAAGTGGAAGCCGTGCGGCTTCTTCGCATACGGGAGCTATCGCCAGCTCGGATTCTGCTGTTGAGGCTTTGTTTCGTAAAGCGGGAATTGTACGTTGTTTCTCACGTGAGGAGCTGACTACCGTCGGTTGTGTGTTTACCTTGCCCGAACTGAAGGGAAAGAATTTTGCGATTATCACTCATGCCGGAGGTCCCGGAGTAATGCTGACGGATGCGTTGAGCAAGGGGGGGCTGAATGTGCCGAAGTTAGAAGGTAACCTGGCAGAAGAACTGAAAGCGCAACTCTTTCCGGGAGCTGCTGTTGGTAATCCGATTGATATTCTTGCTACGGGAACCCCGGAACATCTGCGTCTTTGTATTGACTATTGTGAAGAGAAATTTGAGAATATAGATGCTGTGATGGCCATTTTTGGAACTCCGGGACTAGTCACTATGTTCGAGATGTACGATGTGCTTCATGAGAAAATGCAGGTTTGCAGTAAACCGATTTTCCCGATACTTCCTTCCATCAATACTGCCGGAGCGGAAGTGGCAGCGTTCCTTGCTAAAGGTCACGTGAACTTTTCGGATGAGGTCACATTAGGGACTGCTCTTTCCCGCATTGTGAATGCTCCTAAACCGGCAGTTCCTGAAATAGAACTGTTCGGAGTGGATGTTCCAAGAATTCGGCGGATCATTGATTCTATTCCGGATGACGGATATATCGCGCCTCATCATGTACAAGCTTTGCTTCATGCAGCCGGTATTCCGCTTGTAGATGAATTTGTGTCGGATAATAAGGAAGAAGTGGTGGCTTTTGCCCGTCGTTGCGGATTTCCGGTGGTGGCAAAAGTCGTTGGACCTGTGCATAAATCGGATGTTGGCGGGGTCGTGTTGAATATCAAGAGTGAGCAACATTTGTCTCTGGAGTTTGACCGTATGATGCAAATAGCCGATGCGAAAGCAATCATGGTACAGCCAATGCTGAAAGGTACGGAACTTTTCATTGGAGCGAAATATGAGGAGAAGTTCGGGCATGTGGTCCTTTGTGGTCTGGGAGGTATTTTTGTGGAAGTGCTGAAGGATGTCTCTTCGGGTTTGGCTCCGCTTTCTTATGAAGAGGCTTATTCGATGATTCATTCGCTGAGGGCTTATAAAATCATACAGGGGACACGTGGGCAAAAGGGGGTGAATGAGGATAAGTTTGCGGAAATCATTGTTCGTTTGTCTACCTTGCTCCGTTTTGCGACAGAGATTAAAGAAATGGATATAAACCCGCTTTTGGCAACTGAGAAGGCGGTTGTGGCGGTTGACGCACGTATTCGAATAGAGAAATAG
- the metG gene encoding methionine--tRNA ligase has translation MEKKFKRTTVTSALPYANGPVHIGHLAGVYVPADIYVRYLRLKKEDVLFIGGSDEHGVPITIRAKKEGITPQDVVDRYHSLIKKSFEEFGISFDVYSRTSSPTHHQLASDFFKTLYDKGEFIEKTSEQYYDEEAKTFLADRYITGECPHCHSEGAYGDQCEKCGTSLSPTDLINPKSAISGSKPVMKETKHWYLPLDKHESWLRKWILEDHKEWRPNVYGQCKSWLDMGLQPRAVSRDLDWGIPVPVEGAEGKVLYVWFDAPIGYISNTKELLPDSWETWWKDPETRLIHFIGKDNIVFHCIVFPAMLKAEGSYILPDNVPSNEFLNLEGDKISTSRNWAVWLHEYLADFPGKQDVLRYVLTANAPETKDNDFTWKDFQARNNNELVAVYGNFVNRAMVLTQKYFDGKVPAQGELTDYDKETLKEFADVKAEVEKLLDIFKFRDAQKEAMNLARIGNKYLADTEPWKLAKTDMERVGTILNISLQLVANLAIAFDPFLPFSSEKLRKMLNMDTFEWAELGKDNLLPVGHQLNKPELLFEKIEDATIEAQVQKLLDTKKANEEANYKANPIRPNIEFDDFTKLDIRVGTILECQKVPKADKLLQFKIDDGLETRTIVSGIAKHYQPEELVGKQVCFIANLAPRKLKGIVSEGMILSAENNDGSLAVIMPGREVKPGSEVK, from the coding sequence ATGGAAAAGAAATTCAAAAGAACCACCGTCACATCGGCATTGCCCTATGCGAACGGACCTGTCCACATCGGTCATCTGGCCGGTGTATACGTACCCGCAGATATTTATGTACGCTATCTGCGCCTGAAAAAAGAAGATGTATTATTCATCGGCGGTTCGGACGAACACGGAGTGCCTATCACGATCCGTGCCAAGAAGGAAGGAATCACCCCGCAGGATGTAGTAGACCGTTACCATTCCTTGATTAAAAAGTCATTCGAGGAATTCGGAATCTCATTCGACGTGTATAGCCGCACCAGTTCACCGACCCATCACCAACTAGCTTCGGACTTCTTCAAAACATTGTACGACAAAGGAGAATTTATCGAAAAAACGTCCGAACAATACTACGATGAAGAAGCTAAAACATTCCTCGCCGACCGTTATATCACCGGAGAATGTCCTCACTGCCACTCGGAAGGAGCATACGGCGACCAATGTGAGAAATGCGGTACTTCACTCTCTCCGACAGATCTTATTAATCCGAAAAGCGCCATCAGCGGGAGCAAGCCGGTAATGAAAGAAACCAAGCATTGGTATCTTCCCCTCGACAAACATGAGTCATGGCTGCGCAAATGGATTCTGGAAGATCATAAAGAATGGCGTCCCAACGTATACGGTCAATGCAAAAGCTGGCTCGACATGGGCTTGCAACCACGTGCCGTAAGCCGCGACCTCGATTGGGGAATCCCCGTTCCCGTAGAAGGAGCAGAAGGAAAAGTTTTGTACGTATGGTTTGACGCGCCTATCGGATATATTTCCAATACCAAAGAACTACTTCCCGATAGTTGGGAAACATGGTGGAAGGATCCTGAAACCCGTTTGATTCACTTCATCGGCAAGGACAACATCGTATTCCATTGCATCGTATTCCCTGCAATGCTGAAAGCTGAAGGCAGTTACATTCTGCCGGACAACGTGCCGAGCAACGAATTCCTGAACCTGGAAGGAGATAAAATTTCCACTTCCCGCAATTGGGCTGTATGGCTGCACGAATATCTGGCCGATTTTCCCGGAAAGCAAGACGTACTCCGCTATGTACTGACCGCCAATGCACCGGAAACAAAAGACAATGACTTCACCTGGAAAGACTTCCAGGCACGCAATAATAACGAGCTGGTCGCTGTATATGGCAACTTTGTGAATCGTGCCATGGTACTTACCCAAAAGTACTTTGACGGAAAAGTACCTGCACAGGGCGAATTGACTGACTATGACAAGGAAACTCTGAAAGAATTCGCAGACGTAAAAGCAGAAGTGGAGAAACTGCTCGACATTTTCAAATTCCGCGATGCACAGAAAGAAGCCATGAATCTGGCACGTATCGGTAACAAATATCTGGCCGACACAGAACCGTGGAAATTGGCCAAAACAGATATGGAGCGTGTAGGCACTATCTTGAACATTTCCCTACAGCTGGTTGCCAACCTCGCCATCGCTTTTGATCCGTTCCTGCCGTTCAGTTCGGAGAAACTCCGTAAGATGCTGAATATGGACACATTCGAATGGGCTGAACTAGGAAAAGACAATCTGCTGCCCGTAGGCCATCAGTTGAATAAGCCGGAACTGCTATTTGAAAAGATCGAAGACGCTACTATCGAAGCACAAGTACAGAAGTTGCTTGATACTAAAAAAGCAAACGAAGAAGCGAACTACAAAGCCAATCCGATTCGTCCGAACATCGAGTTCGATGATTTCACGAAATTGGACATCCGTGTAGGTACTATCCTCGAATGCCAGAAAGTACCAAAGGCAGATAAGTTGTTGCAATTCAAAATCGACGACGGACTGGAAACACGTACTATCGTATCGGGCATTGCCAAACACTATCAACCGGAAGAGCTGGTAGGCAAACAGGTTTGCTTCATCGCCAATCTTGCCCCGCGCAAACTGAAAGGTATCGTCAGCGAAGGAATGATTCTGAGCGCCGAAAATAATGATGGCAGTTTGGCTGTTATTATGCCGGGACGGGAGGTAAAGCCAGGCAGCGAAGTAAAATAA
- a CDS encoding lipopolysaccharide biosynthesis protein, whose amino-acid sequence MGEEQSLRQKTAKGLFWGGLSNSLQQLLGLLFGIVLARLLSRSDYGMIGMLTIFSTIANILQESGFISALVNRKNASDKDYNAVFWFSVSCSAILYILLYLSAPLIAEFYRTPELVPLSRLAFLSFFIASLGIAPRAILFRNLKVKENTIISLSSLTLSGITAIVLAVNGFAYWGIAIQSLVYVAVVVILNWYFAKWMPSFHFDFSPIKEMFGFSSKMLITNIFMTINNNLFSVLLGKFYTKQAVGDFSQANKWNNMGHSLITGMINGVAQPVLASITEDTQRQVAVFRKMLRFTAFISFPAMFGLSIVSKEFIVITITDKWLVSAQMMQLLCIWGAFIPINNLFSNLLVSRGRSSVFMFCNITLSILQLITACLSYPYGITMMIYLFITINILWLFVWYFFVKREIPLTLSCVLKDIAPYFLLAATLTASAYYITLGIRNLYLSLLIKIVLVVSLYALILWKLQSVIFRECIEFIRKKI is encoded by the coding sequence ATGGGCGAAGAGCAATCACTGAGACAAAAGACAGCCAAAGGATTATTTTGGGGAGGACTCAGCAACAGCTTACAGCAGTTGCTGGGACTTCTTTTCGGAATTGTTCTGGCTCGTCTGTTGTCACGCTCCGATTATGGTATGATCGGTATGCTGACCATCTTTTCAACGATAGCCAACATCCTGCAGGAAAGCGGTTTCATCTCCGCTCTGGTCAACCGTAAAAATGCTTCGGACAAAGATTACAATGCCGTATTCTGGTTTAGTGTTTCCTGTAGCGCCATCTTATATATATTACTCTACCTGTCGGCTCCACTGATTGCCGAGTTTTACCGTACGCCGGAATTAGTCCCCCTTTCCCGGCTGGCTTTCCTAAGTTTTTTTATCGCTAGTTTAGGGATCGCTCCACGCGCCATCCTTTTCCGCAACCTCAAAGTGAAAGAAAATACGATTATTTCCCTTTCCTCACTTACATTATCCGGTATTACAGCAATAGTCCTTGCCGTAAATGGATTTGCCTATTGGGGCATAGCCATACAATCACTTGTATACGTAGCAGTTGTCGTTATACTCAATTGGTACTTCGCCAAATGGATGCCTAGCTTCCATTTCGACTTTTCTCCTATAAAAGAGATGTTCGGTTTTAGTAGTAAAATGTTAATTACCAACATATTCATGACTATCAACAACAACCTGTTCTCCGTACTATTAGGGAAATTCTATACCAAGCAGGCAGTAGGAGATTTCAGCCAAGCAAACAAATGGAATAACATGGGACATTCCTTAATCACAGGAATGATTAACGGAGTAGCCCAGCCCGTATTAGCAAGCATAACGGAAGACACCCAGCGTCAGGTAGCCGTATTCCGTAAAATGCTGCGCTTCACCGCATTTATCTCTTTCCCTGCCATGTTCGGCCTCAGCATTGTATCCAAAGAGTTCATCGTGATTACCATTACTGACAAATGGCTCGTTTCCGCCCAAATGATGCAGTTGCTCTGTATCTGGGGTGCGTTTATCCCTATTAATAACCTGTTCTCAAACCTATTGGTCAGCCGGGGACGTTCTTCCGTGTTTATGTTCTGCAATATCACACTCAGCATTTTGCAACTTATCACAGCATGTCTCAGCTATCCTTATGGTATCACAATGATGATTTATCTGTTCATTACCATCAATATCTTATGGCTTTTTGTCTGGTATTTCTTCGTCAAAAGAGAAATACCTTTGACTCTATCCTGCGTACTCAAGGATATCGCTCCTTATTTCTTATTAGCAGCCACATTGACTGCCTCCGCTTATTATATCACTCTCGGAATCCGAAATCTATATTTATCCTTACTCATAAAAATAGTGCTGGTAGTATCTTTGTACGCTCTGATTTTATGGAAATTACAATCCGTGATATTCCGTGAGTGCATTGAATTTATAAGAAAGAAAATCTAA
- a CDS encoding O-fucosyltransferase family protein — protein sequence MEKIILVPVGGLANRMRAVASAVTLTYRVRRKLEVLWFRDWGLNAPFFKVFEEPELMNISFSETSCKHLLMYDRPRRRNFYLPKLFQKLLFEDCLYERDVRALCYKESELEEWASQSGRLYIATCDQFANYSTNLLRSLFHPVASVCEEVERRFCYFSKHTVGVHIRRADHTVAIRQSPLDLFFTQLDKESDMYDDLCIYLATDSEEVKQQLRNRYGGRVHTAEAVSDRGSISGIKDAVADMYTLSRTQKIYGSSGSSFSELAAQLGDIPLQILRV from the coding sequence ATGGAAAAGATAATATTAGTGCCGGTGGGAGGATTAGCTAATCGTATGCGCGCTGTAGCTTCTGCCGTTACCTTGACATATAGAGTAAGGAGAAAGTTGGAAGTACTATGGTTCCGTGATTGGGGACTGAATGCTCCCTTTTTCAAAGTGTTTGAGGAACCGGAGTTGATGAATATATCCTTTTCGGAGACTTCTTGCAAACATTTGCTTATGTATGACCGTCCTCGCAGGCGTAATTTTTATCTTCCGAAACTTTTTCAGAAATTGTTGTTTGAGGATTGTCTGTATGAAAGGGATGTACGTGCTCTTTGTTATAAGGAGTCGGAGCTGGAAGAGTGGGCATCTCAAAGTGGACGGTTGTATATTGCTACTTGTGACCAGTTTGCGAATTACAGTACAAATTTACTTCGTTCTTTGTTTCATCCTGTCGCTTCCGTTTGTGAGGAAGTCGAACGCCGTTTTTGTTACTTTTCCAAGCATACGGTAGGTGTACATATTCGTCGTGCAGATCATACGGTAGCCATCCGTCAAAGTCCATTGGATTTGTTTTTTACACAGTTGGACAAAGAAAGTGACATGTATGATGATTTGTGCATCTATCTGGCAACTGATTCGGAAGAGGTGAAACAGCAGTTACGCAATCGTTATGGTGGCAGGGTGCATACGGCTGAGGCGGTTTCTGATCGTGGCTCGATTTCCGGAATTAAGGATGCTGTAGCCGATATGTATACACTGTCACGCACTCAAAAGATTTATGGATCTTCAGGCAGTTCTTTTTCGGAACTGGCTGCCCAATTAGGAGATATTCCCCTGCAAATACTTCGTGTTTAG
- a CDS encoding glycosyltransferase has protein sequence MNINPSSPVSISVVMCTYNGDKYLEQQIDSILCQTYPIHELIIQDDCSTDRTVTIIEAYQKQDPRVKLYINEAPLGFNYNFSSAFTKAEGEYIASSDQDDIWRPDKIEILMNHAKNHSLLFHNSYLFTMDIQQTMGKKNKSNVLYNELYLLMKPYVPGHECFFHRNILPIFQQVVKQENNISYDSLLMLAAVVSGPIEFIDEGLVYWRRHPQATSYHTEQKYNAWEGLQTALKSLSNHLQRNVTKRYFQAVSSYPFRQKYTIRTIRYMKTGSIVGILKACCVCCIQHKQLYPHTRFLQSCIKSFFTPLYFIRDCSKFAIH, from the coding sequence ATGAATATTAATCCGAGCTCACCGGTTTCCATTTCAGTCGTTATGTGTACCTATAACGGAGATAAATATCTTGAACAGCAAATAGATTCTATATTGTGCCAAACCTATCCCATCCATGAATTGATCATACAAGACGATTGTTCTACCGATCGTACAGTAACAATTATTGAAGCATATCAAAAACAAGACCCACGTGTCAAACTCTATATTAACGAGGCACCACTAGGATTCAATTACAATTTTTCATCCGCCTTCACCAAAGCTGAAGGTGAATATATCGCCTCTTCCGACCAAGATGATATCTGGCGACCGGATAAGATAGAGATTCTGATGAACCACGCAAAAAATCATTCTCTACTTTTTCATAACTCTTACCTATTCACCATGGATATCCAACAGACCATGGGAAAAAAGAACAAATCTAATGTACTTTACAACGAGCTTTATCTATTAATGAAACCATATGTCCCGGGACACGAATGTTTCTTCCACCGCAATATCCTACCCATTTTCCAGCAAGTTGTGAAACAAGAGAATAACATCTCCTATGACTCCTTGCTAATGTTGGCTGCCGTTGTCTCCGGACCAATAGAGTTCATTGACGAAGGACTGGTCTATTGGCGTAGACATCCTCAAGCCACTTCCTACCATACGGAACAAAAGTACAATGCATGGGAAGGACTGCAAACTGCTCTGAAAAGCCTAAGCAACCACTTACAGCGCAATGTTACAAAAAGATATTTTCAAGCTGTCAGCAGCTATCCATTCAGGCAGAAATATACCATCCGAACAATTCGGTATATGAAGACAGGCAGTATTGTTGGAATTCTGAAAGCCTGTTGCGTCTGTTGCATTCAGCATAAACAACTTTATCCCCATACACGTTTTTTGCAATCATGCATCAAGTCTTTTTTCACTCCCTTGTATTTTATCCGAGATTGTAGTAAATTTGCCATCCATTAA
- a CDS encoding glycosyltransferase family protein, which produces MITFTVFPRLRQNPNEKSNPYIENFIASLNREGESTVINPPHRNPLLSILPPKRWGDVIIFNWFESIPDFKYGLLQAVTAICFVTVLKLAKKKIVWVLHNKKPHNDGYTGMKKFLMRFIARKADLILTHATEGLEIIRQRYPQASGKVHFLHHPTINRLPRQLPAENNILYDLLIWGTISRYKGIHEYLSYLRNHPEQHPNVCIIGRCASAPLLKELQDKAPDYVKIIPESPSFEKLSNYVACSRFVLIPYCPDSVLSSGVLMDSLSFGAKVIGPATGSFIDYSHNSLLNVHTFKSLDDIAVILSDHKKEKASLVGYRQFLDENAWQYFGSKIIELVTKTK; this is translated from the coding sequence ATGATAACATTTACTGTATTTCCGCGTTTAAGGCAAAACCCTAACGAAAAAAGCAATCCCTATATAGAGAATTTCATCGCTTCCTTGAACCGTGAAGGAGAAAGTACTGTTATCAATCCTCCACACCGAAACCCGCTTCTTAGCATATTGCCTCCCAAACGATGGGGAGACGTGATTATCTTCAATTGGTTTGAAAGTATTCCTGATTTCAAATACGGACTTTTACAAGCTGTCACGGCAATCTGTTTCGTAACAGTACTCAAATTGGCAAAGAAGAAAATCGTATGGGTACTGCACAACAAAAAACCACACAATGACGGGTATACAGGCATGAAAAAATTCCTCATGCGTTTCATCGCCCGGAAAGCGGATTTAATACTTACACACGCTACCGAAGGGCTGGAAATCATCCGGCAGAGATATCCGCAAGCCAGCGGAAAAGTTCATTTTCTGCACCATCCTACCATCAATCGACTTCCCCGACAGTTACCTGCCGAGAATAATATTCTTTATGATTTGCTGATATGGGGTACTATCTCACGCTATAAAGGTATACATGAATATCTTTCATACCTACGTAACCATCCGGAGCAACACCCCAATGTCTGCATTATCGGACGATGTGCCTCCGCCCCTTTGTTGAAAGAATTGCAGGACAAAGCACCTGATTATGTCAAAATCATCCCTGAAAGTCCATCGTTTGAAAAGCTAAGTAATTACGTAGCCTGCTCCCGTTTTGTACTCATTCCTTACTGTCCCGATTCTGTATTAAGTTCGGGAGTATTAATGGATTCCCTTTCTTTCGGGGCAAAGGTAATAGGACCAGCCACCGGATCATTCATCGATTACAGCCACAACAGTCTATTAAACGTTCACACATTTAAAAGTCTGGATGATATTGCCGTCATCCTCTCAGACCATAAAAAAGAAAAAGCCTCACTAGTTGGATATAGGCAATTTCTCGATGAAAACGCTTGGCAGTACTTCGGCAGCAAAATTATTGAACTAGTAACAAAAACCAAATAA